One window of Amaranthus tricolor cultivar Red isolate AtriRed21 chromosome 13, ASM2621246v1, whole genome shotgun sequence genomic DNA carries:
- the LOC130798615 gene encoding WRKY transcription factor 23-like: protein MEMKEPLKMETLKGGASLNSNNYHYLTENKCSSTTTSLDSQILENIYCPSSTTNNNTGFMELLGMQDVININTPDLFDIMMMNGDDNQAFHCSNVNLESSEVLNNNLPTTPNSTSISSASNEALNDDQHPDDEQEQKTKKQCTKAKKTNEKRQREARFAFMTKSEVDHLEDGYRWRKYGQKAVKNSPFPRSYYRCTSQSCNVKKRVERSFTDPSIVVTTYEGQHTHPCTVLPRGLISGSGYGSGFNASVQGAITPFVVPMQVANNNHFQMSYGNSLVPQQLNQFGNNVVCTNTIGSSVSSSCSLLGSQERCNFGGVSAPLPLNAALLTDHGLLQDILPSIMKKQE from the exons atggagatgaaagaGCCATTAAAGATGGAGACTTTGAAAGGAGGAGCTTCacttaatagtaataattatcattatttaactGAAAATAAGTGTTCATCCACAACAACATCATTAGATTCTCAAATTCTTGAGAATATTTATTGCCcatcatcaacaacaaataataatacaGGGTTTATGGAGTTATTGGGTATGCAAGATGTGATTAATATTAATACTCCTGATTTGTTtgatattatgatgatgaatgGTGATGATAATCAAGCTTTTCATTGTTCTAATGTCAATCTAGAATCTTCTGAGGTGCTTAATAATAATCTTCCTACTACCCCAAACTCTACTTCCATTTCCTCTGCTTCTAATGAAGCTCTTAATGATGATCAACACccagatgatgaacaagaacaaaagaCCAAAAAaca ATGCACAAAAGCTAAGAAGACAAATGAGAAACGGCAGAGAGAGGCGAGATTTGCGTTCATGACAAAGAGTGAAGTTGATCATCTAGAAGATGGTTATCGATGGAGAAAATACGGCCAAAAAGCTGTCAAGAACAGCCCTTTTCCAAG GAGTTACTACCGTTGCACCAGTCAATCATGTAATGTAAAGAAGAGGGTAGAGAGATCTTTTACTGATCCATCCATTGTTGTTACAACATATGAAGGTCAACACACCCACCCTTGCACCGTCCTGCCACGTGGACTTATTTCGGGTTCGGGTTACGGCTCGGGTTTCAATGCTAGTGTGCAGGGTGCAATCACCCCTTTTGTTGTACCAATGCAAGTGGCTAATAACAATCATTTTCAAATGAGTTATGGTAATAGTTTAGTTCCTCAACAGCTAAACCAGTTTGGCAATAATGTTGTTTGTACAAATACAATAGGTAGTAGTGTTAGTTCTAGCTGTTCATTATTAGGTTCCCAAGAAAGGTGTAATTTTGGTGGTGTTTCTGCACCACTTCCACTTAATGCTGCTTTGCTTACAGATCATGGGCTTTTGCAAGACATACTTCCTTCAATCATGAAGAAACAAGAGTAG